The genomic region GGCTCGCTCTACCCGTTCTCGCGCATGGTATTATCCGGTCGCGCTCGACGGTGCGCGGCAGCGCGCCCGTGTGGGCGCGTTGGAAGTTCCGCTGGCGCGGAACTTCTGCGGCGCAAGCTTCTAGCAGCCCGACAAACGTGGCCCGCCGATGTCCCCGTCCCGTCCACCGGTAGCCCTGATCGTCCTCGACGGCTGGGGGCTCAGCTCGGAGCGAGAGCAGAACGCAATCGCCCTCGGACGGACCCCCGCCTGGACCGAGCTGCTGGAGCGGTATCCGCACGGATCACTCGTCGCGTCCGGCGAAGCGGTCGGATTGCCGCCCGGCCAGATGGGAAACTCGGAAGTGGGGCATATGAACCTGGGGGCGGGGAGGATTGTCTACCAGGATCTGACTCGAATCGACAAGAGCATCACGGACGGCGACTTCTTCGAGAATCGCGCGCTCGTCGACGCGATGTTCCAGGGCGGCAAGGGCGGACAGGCGCTGCACCTGGTCGGGCTGGTCTCGACGGGCGGCGTCCACAGCCACCTGCGGCACGTCGTGGCGCTGGTCGAGATGGCGCGGCGGCAGCGGGTCGGGCGTCTGTTCGTCCACGTCCTGACCGATGGCCGTGACTGCGCACCGACTGCTGCGGCCGAGGACATCGCGTCACTGGAACGGACGCTCGCCAGTGCGGGAGTCGGAAGGGTGGCGACCGTGATTGGCCGTTACTACGCGATGGACCGGGACCGGCGATGGAATCGTACCCGTCGCGCCTACGATGCCATGGTGCATGGCCGTGGACGGACCGCGACATCCGCCGTGGCGCTCGTCCGGTCCGCGTACGCGGAAGGGGTGACCGACGAGTTCATCGAGCCGGGTGTGGTGGTCGACGCGGCCGGTGCGCCGATCGGGCCCGTCCGGGCAGGAGACGCGGTCATCTTCTTCAACTTCCGCGCGGATCGAGCGCGGCAACTGACGCGGGGGCTGGCGC from Acidobacteriota bacterium harbors:
- a CDS encoding 2,3-bisphosphoglycerate-independent phosphoglycerate mutase — translated: MSPSRPPVALIVLDGWGLSSEREQNAIALGRTPAWTELLERYPHGSLVASGEAVGLPPGQMGNSEVGHMNLGAGRIVYQDLTRIDKSITDGDFFENRALVDAMFQGGKGGQALHLVGLVSTGGVHSHLRHVVALVEMARRQRVGRLFVHVLTDGRDCAPTAAAEDIASLERTLASAGVGRVATVIGRYYAMDRDRRWNRTRRAYDAMVHGRGRTATSAVALVRSAYAEGVTDEFIEPGVVVDAAGAPIGPVRAGDAVIFFNFRADRARQLTRGLALEGDRFDGFERGGAATFAVTTLTEYDATYGLPVAFDPLTFSGNVAEVLTAGGRTNLRLAETEKYAHVTYFFNSGSEPPHPGEDRILVPSPKVPTYDLKPEMSAEGITTELLADVAEGRHDVIICNFANADMVGHTGKLDAAVAAVSTLDGCLARIVRAMIDAGGSVLVTADHGNAEQMWDRERNGPHTAHTANPVPILLVAPELAGKHLSLRKGTLRDVAPTLLHLAGLEVPAEMTGGDLRPWLD